One genomic window of Camelina sativa cultivar DH55 chromosome 5, Cs, whole genome shotgun sequence includes the following:
- the LOC104786918 gene encoding heavy metal-associated isoprenylated plant protein 3-like, whose protein sequence is MEDVVCECYGDHHVEEEKKQKKQNSTATTTPVTVVLKVDMHCDGCIARIVRLARRLEGVETVRPEPASSKLTLIGFMEDPVKTAEKLQKKSKKKVELISPKPKKDTKETNEKKSNENKTPTLVAVTTVVLKLNCSCDGCIKRIYKTTRNTKGVYEVKMDKEKETVTVMGAMDVKSVTENLRRKLNKTVHVVPEKKKKKEKDNAEGITKVGSPGQPGYGCTHGLGPYRFPEGPVTGFFSEEDQSFCSVM, encoded by the exons GAGGATGTGGTTTGTGAATGTTACGGAGATCATCATgttgaagaggagaagaagcagaagaaacagaacagtACGGCTACAACGACGCCAGTCACCGTCGTTCTTAAGGTTGATATGCACTGTGATGGTTGTATCGCTCGAATCGTACGATTAGCTCGTCGTTTGGAAG GAGTTGAAACAGTGAGGCCAGAACCTGCTTCAAGCAAGCTGACTCTGATTGGGTTTATGGAGGATCCAGTGAAGACTGCGGAGAAACTgcagaagaagagcaagaagaaggtGGAGCTGATATCTCCTAAACCAAAGAAAGATACCAAAGAGACGAATGAGAAAAAGTCTAATGAGAATAAGACTCCGACTCTG GTTGCTGTGACTACAGTGGTACTGAAGCTGAATTGCTCATGTGATGGCTGCATCAAGAGGATTTACAAGACTACCCGTAACACCAAAG GAGTGTATGAGGTCAAAATGGACAAGGAGAAGGAAACGGTAACAGTCATGGGGGCGATGGATGTTAAGTCTGTAACAGAGAATCTGAGACGTAAGCTGAATAAAACAGTCCACGTCGTgcctgagaagaagaagaagaaagagaaagacaatGCAGAGGGAATCACCAAAGTCGGGTCTCCGGGTCAACCTGGTTATGGTTGCACTCATGGGCTTGGGCCTTACAGGTTCCCGGAAGGCCCAGTGACTGGTTTTTTCAGTGAGGAGGATCAGAGCTTTTGCAGCGTTATGTGA